In a single window of the Nicotiana tomentosiformis chromosome 8, ASM39032v3, whole genome shotgun sequence genome:
- the LOC138897255 gene encoding uncharacterized protein: protein MVCNETAKRNDPDYEEYDESMMPDNPPQEIEHLESQKKTNLEETEVGNLGSEEDMKETRIYIHLEAEQKEKIIELLRYYEDGGKKAIKVQYLADHLAENAVDGDYKPLTTYFADEEVLFAGEDITESYPGWRMFSDGAANFNGVGIEAVLISESGQHYLASAKIRFSCTNNMAEYETCILGIRIEIDMNIKKLFVIGDFDLLIHQVQGEWSTKKVNILPYLHCVKELCKKFTKIEFMHVPRIQNEFVDALATLLSMIQHPDKNYTDPIEIEIKDQHAYCFHVNEEPDGKPWYHDIKKFLVTQEYPENATNEQKRAFRRLANHLFLNGEILYRRTPDFGLLRCVDATEATRLLEEIHAGTCGSHMNGFTLSEKILRAGYFWMTMESDNICYVQKYNQCQLHGDFIRVPPNELNVDVIGPIEQAAPSRHLFILVAIDYFTKWVEAPTYKAVTKKVVADFVRNNIVCRFGILESIITDDAANLNSYLMRKVCEKFRIVHRNSIAYRPQMNGEFEAGNKNIKRILQKIVDNHRQWNKMLPFTLLGYRTTMRTSIGATSYIFVDNTEVVIPAEVKIPSLRVIQEAKLADVE, encoded by the exons ATGGTATGTAATGAAACTGCTAAGCGCAACGACCCGGATTACGAAGAATATGATGAGAGTATGATGCCGGATAATCCCCCACAGGAGATCGAACATCTGGAGAGTCAGAAGAAGACCAACCTCGAAGAAACAGAAGTAGGCAATCTTGGAAGTGaagaagacatgaaagaaaccaGAATCTACATTCACCTAGAAGCCGAGCAGAAGGAAAAAATAATTGAGCTCCTCCGATA ctatgaagatggtgggaag AAGGCTATCAAAGTACAATATTTAGCCGACCATCTCGCCGAGAATGCAGTAGATGGGGATTATAAACCGCTTACCACGTATTTTGCCGATGAAGAAGTACTATTTGCTGGGGAAGACATCACAGAATCATACCCTGGATGGAGGATGTTCTCCgatggagcagcaaacttcaatgGAGTTGGGATTGAGGCAGTCCTGATTTCAGAATCTGGACAACACTATCTAGCATCGGCAAAGATAAGATTCTCGTGTACGaataatatggctgaatacgaGACATGCATCCTTGGAATCAGAATAGAAATCGACATGAACATCAAAAAACTTTTTGTCATAGGAGATTTTGATTTGCTAATACACCAGGTCCAAGGAGAATGGTCGACTAAGAAAGTCAATATACTGCCATACTTGCACTGTGTGAAAGAACTGTGCAAGaagttcacgaagatagagttcaTGCATGTCCCCAGAATTCAAAACGAGTTCGTCGACGCCCTTGCAACCTTATTATCTATGATtcagcatccagacaagaactacACTGACCCCATTGAGATAGAAATCAAGGATCAACATGCCTATTGCTTCCATGTGAATGAAGAACCAGATGGTAAACCTTGGTATCACGACATCAAGAAGTTCCTCGTTACCCAGGAGTACCCAGAAAATGCTACTAATGAACAAAAGCGAGCCTTCAGGAGGTTGGCAAACCACCTTTTCCTCAACGGGGAAATCTTGTATAGGAGGACCCCAGACTTtggtttgttgagatgtgtagatgcCACCGAAGCAACCAGACTGTTGGAAGAAATACATGCGGGGACGTGCGGATCCCACATGAATGGATTCACGTTATCCGAGAAGATTTTGagagctggatacttttggatgaccatggaaagcgACAACATTTGCTATGTACAGAAATATAACCAGTGCCAGCTTCACGGAGACTTCATCCGGGTTCCACCAAATGAGTTAAATGTAGACGTGATAGGACCCATAGAGCAAGCAGCACCAAGCAGACATCTTTTTATTTTAGTAGCCATCGACTATTTCACTAAATGGGTGGAGGCACCTACTTACAAAGCCGTCACGAAGAAGGTAGTGGCAGATTTTGTTCGGAACAACATCgtttgcagatttgggatactAGAGTCTATCATCACTGACGACGCCGCAAACCTCAATAGCTACCTCATGAGAAAAGTCTGCGAGAAGTTCAGAATCGTCCACCGCAATTCCATAGCTTACCGACCACAAATGAATGGGGAATTTGAGGCAggtaacaagaatatcaagaggattctgcaaaagatagtggacaatcacagacAATGGAACAAGATGCTACCCTTCACTTTATTGGGTTATCGGACTACCATGAGAACATCTATTGGGGCAACGTCGTACATTTTTGTAGACAACACCGAAGTAGTGATACCCGCAGAAGTCAAAATTCCGTCCTTAAGAGTCATTCAAGAAGCAAAATTGGCTGACGTAGAGTAG